A section of the Virgibacillus sp. NKC19-3 genome encodes:
- a CDS encoding ABC transporter ATP-binding protein, which produces MDDNIVTTNKLTKKFKKHTSVDELDLRIKRGHIYGFLGPNGAGKTTTIRMLLGLIKPTKGDVEIFGKNFNKHRLPILQRIGSLVESPTFYGNLTGRENLEVVRRLRDISEKRVNEVLEIVRLTNVANQLTKEYSLGMKQRLGIAVSLLSNPDLLILDEPTNGLDPSGIQEIRELIKKLPASGMSVLVSSHLLSEIEQMATDVGIINNGKMIFQDSIEQLRQKRKPLLKVGVSDGSESKAILTRNGITSEWQNNYLWLTETEPAFVSKINAMLVQSGISVYRLEEVTRSLEDIFLELTGSEGSL; this is translated from the coding sequence ATGGATGATAACATTGTTACGACAAACAAGTTGACGAAAAAGTTTAAGAAACATACGTCTGTAGATGAATTAGACTTGCGTATCAAACGGGGGCACATTTATGGATTTCTGGGGCCGAATGGTGCGGGAAAAACGACAACCATTCGAATGTTGCTGGGTTTAATTAAACCGACAAAAGGAGATGTTGAGATTTTCGGGAAAAATTTCAACAAACATCGCCTCCCAATTTTACAACGAATTGGTTCATTGGTGGAATCCCCAACATTTTACGGGAACTTAACCGGACGTGAAAATTTAGAGGTGGTTCGCCGATTACGGGATATTTCGGAAAAACGGGTAAATGAAGTGCTGGAGATTGTAAGATTAACCAACGTTGCCAATCAGCTGACGAAAGAATACTCCCTTGGAATGAAGCAACGTCTTGGAATCGCTGTTTCACTGCTCAGTAATCCGGATTTGTTAATTTTAGATGAACCAACGAATGGGCTAGATCCATCGGGCATCCAGGAGATACGGGAACTAATAAAAAAACTACCTGCATCCGGGATGAGTGTTCTTGTATCCAGCCATTTGTTAAGTGAAATAGAGCAAATGGCTACAGATGTAGGGATTATTAATAATGGAAAAATGATATTTCAAGATTCCATTGAACAATTAAGGCAAAAACGGAAGCCTTTATTAAAAGTTGGTGTTAGTGATGGAAGTGAATCAAAAGCAATATTAACGAGGAACGGGATAACGTCCGAATGGCAAAATAATTATTTGTGGTTAACAGAAACAGAACCTGCATTCGTTTCCAAAATCAATGCGATGCTTGTCCAGTCGGGGATATCTGTGTATCGACTGGAAGAAGTGACACGATCACTGGAGGATATCTTCTTAGAACTAACCGGTAGCGAGGGAAGTCTATGA
- a CDS encoding ABC transporter permease codes for MYDNSLLFGLGFPLVTTLAASIIANIEHHANGWKQILALPLSRVRIYLSKFIWLFMSLFLSITIFMIGMILLGTMLGFEGSIPWKLLIGDSYSMLVVVLPIMSVQLWLSMTFTNQAFSMLIGSVSAMMGLFLAAAQTTRWFPLAYPSQASTVILQYQGLGNNPDLSAYIVISFFLGIILLAIGAIHFARRDVQ; via the coding sequence TTGTATGATAACAGTTTATTATTTGGCCTTGGATTTCCGCTAGTGACCACACTTGCTGCATCCATCATTGCCAATATTGAACATCATGCAAACGGGTGGAAACAAATCCTGGCCTTACCTCTTTCAAGGGTTCGCATTTACTTGAGTAAATTTATCTGGTTATTTATGAGCCTGTTTCTGTCTATTACTATTTTTATGATTGGGATGATCTTGTTAGGGACGATGTTGGGATTTGAAGGGAGTATACCATGGAAACTTTTGATCGGGGATAGCTATAGCATGTTGGTTGTTGTATTGCCAATCATGTCCGTCCAACTTTGGTTATCAATGACGTTTACAAACCAGGCTTTCTCGATGCTTATAGGATCCGTTTCAGCTATGATGGGACTCTTTTTAGCGGCTGCTCAAACGACGAGGTGGTTCCCCTTAGCATATCCCAGTCAGGCCTCAACCGTTATTCTGCAGTATCAAGGTCTAGGAAATAATCCGGATCTTTCAGCTTATATTGTAATTAGTTTCTTTTTAGGTATCATTCTATTGGCCATAGGTGCCATTCATTTTGCTAGGCGAGATGTCCAGTAG
- a CDS encoding ABC transporter permease, whose protein sequence is MLKNIIYVERLKLKRSKLWLIYVIGSLIGVALAYTNFFKNYDLFMNPGDNAWIEAWTQVALFMGPFVLPILVGIYAAFVCRGEHIGGGWKQLLALPISYSAIFVGKFLTIVRMIVITIVIVMVFFIGTGYLTGVEGSLPVFALLGYMVRGVLACLPLVLLQLIISIRSKTFGIPLAVSIVFTLPAIIVASTPLGQVYPWTQPMLAMSPEDESPIQSYVLFYTLLMGTFIALLLYGLRDFSKRDVI, encoded by the coding sequence ATGTTGAAAAATATTATTTATGTGGAACGTTTAAAATTAAAACGGTCGAAGTTGTGGCTCATCTATGTGATAGGTTCCTTAATAGGTGTGGCTCTGGCTTATACAAATTTCTTTAAAAACTATGATCTATTTATGAATCCTGGGGATAATGCGTGGATAGAAGCGTGGACTCAAGTTGCGTTATTTATGGGACCTTTTGTATTACCCATCTTAGTCGGAATTTATGCTGCGTTTGTTTGTAGGGGTGAGCATATCGGTGGGGGATGGAAACAATTATTAGCCTTACCGATCAGTTATTCGGCGATCTTCGTTGGTAAATTTTTAACGATTGTACGAATGATTGTCATTACCATCGTGATCGTAATGGTTTTCTTTATTGGTACTGGCTATTTAACCGGAGTGGAGGGGAGTCTTCCAGTTTTTGCACTGCTGGGGTACATGGTTAGAGGTGTATTAGCCTGCTTGCCTTTGGTCCTATTGCAGCTGATTATATCTATTCGATCCAAAACATTCGGAATCCCGTTGGCAGTTAGTATTGTCTTTACCCTTCCTGCCATTATTGTAGCTAGTACACCACTCGGTCAAGTTTATCCATGGACGCAGCCGATGCTTGCGATGTCACCTGAAGATGAATCACCGATTCAATCGTATGTTTTATTTTATACACTGCTAATGGGAACCTTCATAGCTTTGTTACTATATGGGTTACGGGACTTTTCAAAACGGGATGTTATTTAA
- a CDS encoding tyrosine-type recombinase/integrase, translating into MSQKRRDNKGRILKTGESQRKDGRYLYKYVDTFGEPQSVYSWKLVSTDRVPAGKRDCVSLREKITELQKDMHDGIDVVGKKMTLCQLYAKQNAQRPKVRKGTQNGRKHLMDILEKDKLGVRSIDSIKPSDAKEWAIRMSENGFAYSTINNYKRSLKASFYIAIQDDYVRKNPFDFQLNTVIDDDTVPKIALTDEQKEKLLAFAKSDKIYSKNYDEILILLKTGLRISEFGGLTLSDLDFENRLIHVDHQLLRNTEIGYYIETPKTKSGERQVPMVEEAYQAFKRVLANRKNGKRVVIDGYSDFLFLNRKGYPKVANDYGKTLTNLVKKYNKYNEIKLPHITPHILRHTFCTNYANDGMNPKALQYIMGHANITMTLDYYAHATFDSAMAEVERLEKRKQQEQPAA; encoded by the coding sequence ATGTCACAAAAAAGACGGGACAACAAAGGTCGAATCTTAAAAACTGGAGAGAGCCAACGAAAAGACGGAAGATATTTATACAAGTATGTAGATACTTTTGGAGAGCCACAATCGGTATATTCATGGAAACTTGTATCTACGGATAGAGTTCCAGCAGGAAAGCGTGATTGTGTTTCGCTTCGAGAGAAAATAACAGAGTTACAGAAAGATATGCATGATGGGATTGATGTTGTAGGGAAGAAAATGACACTTTGCCAGCTTTACGCCAAACAAAATGCTCAAAGACCAAAGGTTAGAAAAGGCACACAAAATGGACGTAAACATCTGATGGATATTTTGGAAAAAGACAAATTAGGTGTAAGAAGCATTGACAGTATTAAACCATCTGACGCTAAGGAATGGGCTATTAGAATGAGTGAAAATGGATTTGCTTATTCAACCATCAATAACTATAAGCGTTCTTTAAAGGCTTCTTTCTACATTGCCATACAAGATGATTATGTTCGGAAGAATCCATTTGATTTTCAACTGAACACAGTGATTGATGATGATACGGTTCCTAAGATTGCGTTAACAGATGAACAGAAAGAAAAACTGTTAGCCTTTGCGAAATCTGATAAGATATACAGCAAAAATTATGATGAAATTCTGATACTCTTAAAAACAGGTCTTCGTATTTCAGAGTTTGGTGGCTTGACACTTTCCGATTTAGATTTTGAGAATCGTCTTATCCATGTAGACCATCAGCTATTAAGGAATACTGAAATTGGGTACTACATTGAAACACCTAAAACCAAAAGTGGCGAGCGTCAAGTTCCTATGGTGGAAGAAGCCTATCAAGCATTTAAACGAGTGTTAGCAAATCGTAAAAATGGTAAACGTGTTGTGATTGATGGATATAGTGATTTCCTTTTTCTTAATCGTAAAGGGTATCCAAAGGTTGCTAATGATTACGGAAAAACATTGACAAATCTTGTTAAAAAGTACAACAAGTATAACGAGATTAAGTTACCACACATCACGCCACATATTTTGCGACATACATTTTGCACTAATTATGCAAATGATGGCATGAACCCGAAAGCATTGCAGTACATTATGGGACACGCAAATATAACGATGACACTGGATTATTACGCACACGCAACATTCGATTCCGCAATGGCAGAAGTGGAACGTTTGGAAAAAAGAAAACAACAGGAACAACCTGCTGCTTAA
- a CDS encoding excisionase, giving the protein MKLSDIPIWERYTLTIEEASKYFRIGENKLRRLAEENKHENWLLMNGNRIQIKRKQFEKVVDTLDVI; this is encoded by the coding sequence ATGAAACTGTCTGATATTCCTATTTGGGAGCGTTATACCTTAACTATTGAAGAAGCGTCAAAATACTTTCGCATTGGCGAAAACAAACTTCGTCGCTTGGCAGAAGAAAACAAACATGAAAACTGGCTCCTTATGAATGGTAATCGCATTCAGATTAAGCGGAAACAGTTTGAAAAAGTAGTAGATACATTAGATGTTATTTAA
- a CDS encoding helix-turn-helix domain-containing protein, whose protein sequence is MKITYPTIPFSLIVQATDGDTEAINCIIKHYQGYITKRSLRPLKDEYGNQYMVVDEVLRGRIQTRLITKILSFEIN, encoded by the coding sequence ATGAAAATAACCTATCCAACGATTCCCTTTTCTCTTATTGTACAGGCAACAGACGGTGATACAGAAGCAATTAACTGCATTATCAAACACTATCAAGGTTATATCACCAAACGCTCCCTCCGTCCCCTGAAAGATGAATATGGGAATCAATACATGGTCGTGGATGAAGTGCTGCGAGGCAGAATACAAACCCGATTGATTACTAAAATTTTATCCTTTGAAATCAACTAA
- a CDS encoding sigma-70 family RNA polymerase sigma factor has product MKPSSFQATIENQFDYICKRSMDDEHKNYFKHLSRISKKEVSFSDTGDSLINQFSTVDHYATDLQMFTLYGLSIGVESDLLSEALRNLTNKKRNIILLYYFMDMSDSEIAELMKVNRSTVYRHRKSGLAFIKKYMKEHAE; this is encoded by the coding sequence ATGAAGCCATCTTCTTTTCAAGCAACTATAGAAAATCAGTTCGATTATATCTGCAAGCGTTCGATGGATGATGAACACAAAAATTATTTCAAACACCTGTCAAGGATTTCAAAAAAAGAAGTTTCCTTCTCTGATACAGGAGATTCTCTTATCAATCAGTTCTCTACTGTCGATCACTATGCCACTGATTTACAAATGTTCACATTATATGGTTTAAGCATTGGTGTGGAAAGTGATTTGTTAAGTGAAGCCTTACGGAACCTGACCAATAAAAAACGGAACATCATTTTGCTGTATTACTTTATGGATATGAGTGATTCGGAAATTGCAGAGCTAATGAAAGTAAATCGTTCGACGGTTTACCGTCACCGAAAAAGTGGACTAGCCTTTATTAAAAAATATATGAAGGAGCATGCCGAATGA
- a CDS encoding helix-turn-helix domain-containing protein: MRKKEDKYDFKKFGFAIKEARIKQNLTREQVGSMIEIDPRYLTNIENKGQHPSIQVLYDLVTLLNVSVDEFFLPDSDRKKNTRRRQLEKQLDSLTDKDLIIIESVTDGIIKSKKL; encoded by the coding sequence ATGCGTAAAAAAGAAGATAAATATGATTTTAAAAAATTTGGATTTGCCATAAAAGAAGCCCGCATAAAACAAAATTTAACTCGGGAACAGGTGGGATCAATGATAGAGATTGACCCACGTTATTTAACAAATATCGAGAACAAGGGACAGCACCCTAGCATACAGGTACTTTATGATCTTGTAACGTTACTTAATGTATCTGTTGATGAATTTTTTTTACCTGATTCTGATAGGAAGAAAAATACTAGAAGAAGGCAATTAGAAAAACAGCTCGATAGTTTAACAGATAAAGACCTTATTATTATAGAAAGCGTTACTGACGGTATCATAAAGTCCAAGAAGTTATGA
- a CDS encoding PH domain-containing protein — translation MILNIVGYRLLSSRKAVEISYKKAFLGSIIISPQNRDLFIKELKKRCEHL, via the coding sequence ATGATTCTGAATATAGTTGGTTATCGTCTGCTTTCCTCAAGAAAGGCAGTAGAAATTTCTTATAAAAAGGCATTCTTGGGAAGTATCATTATCTCACCACAAAACAGGGATTTATTTATTAAAGAGCTTAAAAAACGTTGTGAACATTTATAG
- a CDS encoding ABC transporter permease produces MRALTVELSKLISLPSVWLAFAAGLIVPNVIAVIATLNGSNAANIDTGFGELSIGVLGAIVIGGIAIGSEYVTEGEDSAGGRQITTSLIAIPSRTQLLLAKVGATAISTVVLAIFAIVSVFTTIYLISGSEILTFNGEMLARMVGVVVYWVLMALFTFGLTVLTRNAIIPIGVMVINSSAVTVTFLLTRMTPLATYLPDMAGQKMFIHGSDTGMELAPIAGGVIMGAWVVVLLIIAGFTFLRRDVG; encoded by the coding sequence ATGAGAGCATTAACTGTAGAATTGTCGAAACTCATCTCCCTCCCATCTGTTTGGCTTGCTTTTGCCGCTGGTCTCATTGTACCGAATGTGATTGCAGTGATTGCGACGCTTAATGGCTCAAATGCTGCTAATATTGACACAGGTTTTGGTGAATTATCCATTGGTGTACTAGGAGCTATTGTCATAGGCGGTATTGCTATTGGAAGTGAATATGTAACGGAAGGTGAAGACTCAGCTGGCGGAAGACAAATCACGACTTCTTTAATTGCCATACCATCCCGAACTCAACTGTTGTTGGCAAAGGTTGGAGCAACAGCTATTTCGACTGTGGTTTTAGCGATTTTTGCTATCGTCAGTGTTTTTACCACGATTTATTTAATTAGTGGCTCAGAAATTTTGACATTCAATGGAGAAATGCTTGCTCGCATGGTTGGTGTTGTTGTCTATTGGGTTCTTATGGCTCTATTTACATTTGGGTTAACGGTGCTAACACGCAATGCTATTATTCCTATTGGTGTTATGGTCATCAATTCATCAGCTGTAACAGTTACCTTTTTACTTACTCGAATGACTCCATTAGCAACATACCTGCCTGATATGGCAGGACAAAAAATGTTTATTCATGGATCAGACACAGGTATGGAGCTTGCCCCAATCGCAGGTGGTGTAATCATGGGGGCTTGGGTGGTAGTCTTACTTATCATTGCTGGATTTACCTTCTTACGAAGGGATGTGGGATGA
- a CDS encoding ABC transporter ATP-binding protein: MLTIQNLVKRHGSQEVLSNISFKARPGRVTGFLGPNGAGKSSTLRILLGLDQATSGSALVNGVAYPKLPNPLTMVGAALGGASAHRTRTGRAHLRWVAHSAGFPSSRVDEVLEMVDLSNAASMRVGKYSLGMSQRLGLATALLGDPDILILDEPVNGLDPEGIRWIRMFLRERAEAGNTVLLSSHLMGELAETVDDVVIINKGKIMSAGTLEEVMDGYFTLEEAFFALTSQNGRDSK; the protein is encoded by the coding sequence ATGCTTACGATTCAAAATTTAGTAAAAAGGCATGGTTCTCAAGAAGTATTATCGAATATCAGTTTTAAGGCTCGCCCAGGCAGAGTGACGGGCTTTTTGGGGCCAAATGGTGCGGGTAAAAGCTCCACACTACGTATTCTTTTAGGTCTGGATCAAGCAACATCAGGAAGTGCTTTAGTCAATGGAGTAGCGTATCCTAAACTCCCTAATCCGCTTACAATGGTAGGAGCTGCATTGGGTGGAGCAAGTGCACACCGTACTCGAACTGGACGAGCACACCTTCGATGGGTTGCTCATTCAGCTGGTTTTCCTTCTTCACGTGTTGACGAAGTTTTAGAAATGGTAGATCTTAGCAACGCTGCGTCTATGCGTGTGGGCAAATATTCGCTTGGTATGAGTCAACGACTTGGGCTCGCTACAGCTCTACTTGGTGACCCAGATATATTAATTCTCGATGAACCAGTGAACGGACTTGATCCTGAGGGGATTCGATGGATTAGAATGTTCTTGCGTGAACGTGCGGAGGCTGGAAATACGGTGTTATTGTCCAGTCATTTAATGGGAGAACTTGCAGAAACAGTTGACGATGTAGTCATTATCAATAAAGGAAAAATTATGTCTGCTGGAACGTTAGAAGAAGTAATGGACGGCTATTTCACTTTGGAAGAAGCATTCTTCGCTCTTACTTCTCAGAATGGCAGGGACTCAAAATGA
- a CDS encoding HAMP domain-containing sensor histidine kinase produces the protein MRKKVSFFRRYLVIQFLLLILLSVSLLVIVGSVLPPINEGNISLLQQYYQFIFFMIFLITIIIFISMIFFFRLHKRISRLKNAMDVPTGEYPFPKPVAVRTDRMDEIDQLKVSFNRMIEQLEESHKREFEEESLKRWLIANLSHDLRTPLTIMRGHVSELEKEPLSEEGSASLNEIDHTISRVSNLMEDLLSYTLLTSGKYPYNPVSTDMLRLVRASVAAWYPVFDKEHFYFDMDLPEDSTFYWKVDPEWMTRVLDNLFQNILRHAAKGKYAKIMMDTEKEQIIVADNGPGMEASSYDRGAGIGLSITNYMLKQMKLQAHFSSSNQGTIVEIDKS, from the coding sequence ATGAGAAAAAAAGTTTCCTTCTTCCGTCGCTATCTAGTGATTCAGTTTTTGCTCCTCATTTTATTATCTGTTTCGTTACTTGTCATCGTTGGCAGTGTGCTTCCCCCTATCAACGAGGGAAATATAAGTCTTCTCCAACAGTATTACCAGTTTATCTTTTTTATGATTTTTCTAATCACTATCATTATATTTATTTCTATGATTTTCTTTTTCCGACTTCATAAACGTATTAGCAGACTAAAAAATGCAATGGATGTGCCGACAGGAGAATACCCATTTCCAAAACCTGTTGCTGTTCGGACAGATCGAATGGATGAGATTGACCAGCTCAAAGTTTCTTTTAACCGTATGATTGAACAGTTAGAAGAAAGTCATAAACGAGAATTTGAAGAAGAATCACTCAAACGTTGGCTGATAGCGAATTTGTCTCACGATTTACGAACACCGTTAACGATTATGCGTGGACATGTTTCCGAGTTAGAAAAAGAACCTCTTAGTGAAGAAGGTTCTGCGTCTTTAAATGAAATTGACCATACGATCTCACGAGTCAGTAATTTGATGGAGGATTTATTGTCGTATACGTTACTAACATCTGGGAAATATCCATATAACCCTGTTTCAACAGACATGCTTCGTCTGGTAAGAGCTTCTGTTGCTGCATGGTATCCCGTATTTGATAAGGAACATTTTTACTTTGATATGGATTTACCAGAGGATTCAACATTTTATTGGAAAGTAGACCCAGAATGGATGACAAGGGTACTGGACAATTTGTTTCAAAATATATTACGTCATGCAGCAAAAGGCAAATATGCAAAAATCATGATGGACACAGAAAAAGAACAGATTATTGTTGCAGATAATGGTCCTGGTATGGAGGCATCTTCCTATGATCGGGGGGCTGGAATAGGTTTATCCATTACAAACTATATGTTAAAACAAATGAAGTTACAAGCACATTTTTCTTCATCTAATCAAGGTACCATCGTGGAAATAGATAAAAGTTGA
- a CDS encoding response regulator transcription factor: MKKSVLCIEDNMEIGKLIKEKLEQHGFSVQWQLSGEGTEKEVLHQDVVILDIMLPGLDGFTVGKRLKEVAPMVPILLLSARTAVHDKVDGLQFADDYVTKPFHIDELIARLEVLMRRNGDEVEESIQLGKHIEVNLNAQTVINKSTQEEIVLTGKEHRILLYLLENANQILPKEKIFETVWDEPYIHGDKTLFMHIGHLRKKLEQNPDEPEIIETFKGIGYRLKR, encoded by the coding sequence TTGAAAAAAAGCGTACTATGTATTGAAGATAATATGGAAATAGGAAAATTGATAAAAGAAAAACTCGAACAACATGGGTTTTCAGTACAATGGCAACTTTCGGGAGAAGGAACAGAAAAAGAAGTGCTGCACCAAGATGTAGTTATCTTAGATATTATGCTCCCTGGATTAGATGGCTTTACGGTTGGAAAGCGATTAAAAGAGGTCGCACCAATGGTGCCAATCTTACTGTTGTCAGCTAGAACAGCTGTTCATGATAAAGTTGATGGTTTACAATTTGCAGATGATTATGTTACAAAACCTTTCCATATAGATGAATTAATAGCGAGATTAGAAGTATTAATGCGTCGTAATGGTGATGAAGTGGAAGAATCTATTCAACTTGGGAAGCATATTGAAGTGAACCTGAATGCTCAAACTGTCATCAACAAAAGTACACAAGAAGAAATCGTACTAACTGGTAAAGAACACCGTATACTTTTATATTTATTAGAAAATGCCAATCAAATTCTTCCAAAAGAGAAAATATTTGAAACAGTTTGGGATGAACCATATATTCATGGAGATAAGACATTATTTATGCATATTGGTCATCTTCGCAAGAAATTGGAGCAGAATCCTGATGAACCTGAAATAATTGAAACGTTTAAGGGTATAGGTTATAGGTTAAAACGATGA
- a CDS encoding helix-turn-helix domain-containing protein, with protein MKKVHLQLNQLLHRYDLSITQLHIKTGIRRATLSELASGKRQRIQLEHIDRIVNALDIKDMNDLFRIEEE; from the coding sequence TTGAAAAAGGTACACTTACAGCTTAATCAATTACTACATCGTTATGATTTATCCATTACCCAATTACACATTAAAACTGGCATTCGACGTGCTACGCTTAGTGAGCTGGCAAGTGGCAAGCGTCAACGAATCCAATTAGAACATATAGATAGAATTGTGAATGCGTTAGATATTAAGGATATGAATGATTTATTCCGTATTGAGGAAGAATAA
- a CDS encoding conjugal transfer protein, with product MKLPFNKKEKQAQLKKEKKVKVRTVGKRKKSVLFLWILLISSLAFGIYKNFTAIDQHTVHEREVVENHIVDTSAIESFTRNFVKDYYTWENESEALEDRTEKLQAYLTEELQSLNTEMVREDIPTSSSVQNINIWSVTEETENTFSVVYTVKQKITEDKDSSFTNATYRIVLYQDEQGNLIITQNPTLWKNPNKSDFTPKQVESDGTVENETAEEVIQFLETFFSSYPTATEQELAYYVKNNALPAIQKDYTFSELMNPVFQEQDNQIKVWVIAKYLDETTKAVQLSHYELTLEKNTNWMIIE from the coding sequence ATGAAACTACCATTTAATAAGAAAGAAAAGCAGGCACAGTTAAAAAAAGAAAAAAAGGTGAAAGTGAGAACCGTTGGGAAGCGTAAAAAGTCGGTTCTCTTTTTATGGATTCTATTAATCAGCAGTCTTGCCTTTGGTATTTATAAGAATTTTACAGCGATTGATCAGCATACAGTTCATGAGAGAGAGGTTGTGGAAAATCATATCGTAGATACATCTGCGATTGAAAGTTTCACACGAAATTTTGTGAAGGACTATTACACGTGGGAAAATGAATCCGAAGCATTGGAAGATCGAACAGAAAAGCTTCAAGCTTATCTAACAGAAGAATTGCAAAGCTTAAATACGGAAATGGTTCGAGAGGATATTCCGACAAGTTCCAGTGTTCAAAATATAAATATTTGGTCAGTAACAGAAGAAACGGAAAATACTTTTTCAGTAGTCTACACTGTAAAGCAAAAAATCACAGAAGATAAAGACAGTTCTTTCACAAACGCAACCTATCGTATTGTGCTCTATCAAGATGAACAAGGAAATCTCATTATTACTCAAAATCCAACATTATGGAAGAATCCGAATAAGTCTGATTTCACGCCTAAACAAGTAGAAAGTGATGGTACGGTGGAAAACGAGACAGCAGAAGAAGTCATTCAATTTTTAGAAACCTTTTTTTCCTCTTATCCCACAGCTACAGAGCAAGAACTTGCTTACTACGTGAAGAACAATGCATTGCCAGCCATTCAAAAGGACTATACATTTTCAGAGTTAATGAATCCAGTTTTTCAAGAACAAGATAATCAGATTAAGGTATGGGTTATAGCAAAGTATTTGGATGAAACAACAAAAGCTGTGCAGCTTTCCCATTATGAATTGACTTTAGAAAAAAATACAAACTGGATGATTATAGAGTAA
- a CDS encoding bifunctional lytic transglycosylase/C40 family peptidase — protein sequence MMFLKAKITLIVGGIGFLLFLGLLAFVAIFISDEDGDFDTSMDIGFSDELNNTGLSEDVLAHQPTVEKYAKEYNISEHVPILLAIIAVESGGTAEDVMQASESLGLPPNTLDTEASIEQGTKYFAELLQSVEAKELDTETVIQSYNFGGGFIDYVAKNGKGYSFGLAESFAKEQANGKKVTYSNPIAVEKNGGWRYGYGNMFYVDLLQPYLTDSSESPSFGDDTFQAVMEEAIKYEGFPYVFGGAHPDTSFDCSGLTQWVYRKAGIELPRTAQEQYDATEHIPLSEAKPGDLVFFHSTYNTANYITHNGIYIGNNQMFHAGDPIGYADLTSSYWQAHLVGAGRIKN from the coding sequence ATGATGTTTTTAAAAGCGAAAATCACGTTGATTGTCGGAGGGATTGGCTTTTTATTATTTCTAGGTTTACTAGCTTTTGTCGCCATTTTTATATCCGATGAAGATGGGGATTTCGATACCTCTATGGATATAGGTTTTTCTGATGAGCTTAACAACACAGGACTATCAGAAGATGTGTTAGCCCATCAGCCAACCGTAGAGAAATATGCAAAAGAATATAATATTAGCGAACATGTTCCTATCTTGCTGGCGATTATCGCAGTTGAAAGTGGTGGTACTGCCGAAGATGTTATGCAAGCCAGCGAGTCGCTAGGACTTCCACCTAACACGTTAGATACAGAAGCGTCGATTGAACAAGGCACAAAATATTTCGCAGAGTTGTTACAATCAGTGGAAGCAAAAGAGCTAGATACAGAAACCGTCATACAAAGCTATAACTTTGGTGGCGGTTTTATTGATTATGTAGCAAAGAATGGGAAAGGATATAGCTTTGGATTAGCGGAAAGTTTTGCGAAAGAGCAAGCAAATGGAAAGAAAGTGACGTACTCTAATCCAATCGCTGTAGAGAAAAACGGTGGTTGGCGTTACGGCTATGGCAATATGTTTTATGTAGATTTGTTGCAGCCTTACCTTACGGATTCCAGCGAATCTCCTTCTTTTGGAGATGACACTTTTCAGGCAGTAATGGAAGAAGCTATAAAATATGAAGGATTCCCATATGTTTTTGGCGGTGCTCATCCTGATACTTCCTTTGATTGCAGCGGTTTAACTCAATGGGTCTATCGAAAGGCGGGCATTGAACTCCCTCGAACCGCACAAGAACAATATGACGCAACAGAACACATTCCCTTATCAGAAGCAAAGCCAGGAGATTTAGTATTTTTTCATTCGACTTACAATACTGCTAACTACATTACGCATAATGGAATTTACATCGGAAATAATCAAATGTTTCATGCAGGAGATCCGATTGGCTATGCAGATTTAACTTCTTCTTACTGGCAAGCCCATCTCGTAGGTGCAGGACGTATTAAAAACTAA